One region of Moraxella sp. ZY210820 genomic DNA includes:
- the nuoL gene encoding NADH-quinone oxidoreductase subunit L codes for MSTLYLTVLFPLIGFVLLAVGRDKLPETVAAIIGVGAVGLSALFAFISGVSFLNSGESYYVQHLWTWFNVGGFAPAFSLHLDGLSLLMMGMITGVGFLIHIFASWYMRGDEFGFARFFSYFNLFVASMLLLVLGDNLALLFLGWEGVGLCSYLLIGFYYNNPNNGWAAIKAFTVTRVGDVFLLIGLFLVYQQFGTLHIATIVEQAPTVMTQSSSLSIWTALMLFLGAAGKSAQIPLQTWLADAMAGPTPVSALIHAATMVTAGVYLTSRLFSVMEMAPEVMQFIAITGAITLLVAGFAALVQTDIKRILAYSTMSQLGYMFMAVGAEAYQAGLFHMLTHAFFKALLFLSSGAVIIAYHHEQNVMKMGGLYKHNKFLFACFAIGGGALAAIPFITIGFFSKDAILWQVWAHGATTGIETYGQLYWVGVIGAFLTSIYTFRLIWLVFFGEEKTPYHEIKGITYWLPLGVLLVLSTGLAKVLQAPVMNILSQAKIPAFEVSTEIAKQQHSVEYTAISIALTGLIIGVLLFSMSYDGVKKIANTRFGAGIAHIWRNAFGFDALYDLIFVKPYLFFAKLFGKDPIDKVWLILPAVIKGGSHLASTRQTGSLREYASSIVLAMIVLLMVLVVIQVVGH; via the coding sequence ATGAGTACTTTATATTTAACCGTATTATTCCCGCTGATTGGCTTTGTATTATTAGCAGTGGGACGAGATAAATTACCTGAAACTGTAGCAGCGATTATAGGTGTCGGTGCGGTTGGTTTATCAGCATTATTCGCTTTCATTTCAGGTGTAAGTTTTTTAAATAGTGGCGAAAGTTACTATGTACAACATTTATGGACATGGTTTAATGTTGGTGGTTTTGCACCAGCATTTAGCTTACATTTAGATGGCTTATCATTATTGATGATGGGCATGATTACGGGTGTTGGCTTTTTAATTCATATTTTTGCATCATGGTATATGCGTGGTGATGAATTTGGTTTTGCTCGTTTCTTCTCTTATTTCAACCTATTTGTTGCCAGTATGTTGTTATTGGTGTTGGGTGATAACTTAGCATTATTATTCTTAGGTTGGGAAGGTGTTGGTCTGTGTTCGTATTTGTTGATTGGTTTTTATTATAATAATCCAAACAATGGTTGGGCAGCAATTAAAGCCTTTACTGTAACACGTGTGGGTGATGTATTCTTATTGATTGGTTTATTCTTAGTTTATCAACAATTTGGTACTTTACATATTGCAACAATCGTTGAGCAAGCACCAACGGTGATGACACAAAGTTCATCATTATCAATTTGGACAGCATTGATGTTGTTCTTAGGGGCTGCAGGTAAATCAGCACAAATTCCATTACAAACATGGTTGGCTGATGCGATGGCGGGTCCTACGCCTGTATCTGCATTAATCCACGCTGCAACAATGGTAACAGCAGGTGTTTATTTAACCAGTCGTTTATTCTCAGTGATGGAAATGGCACCAGAAGTGATGCAATTTATTGCGATTACAGGTGCGATTACTTTATTAGTTGCTGGTTTTGCTGCTTTAGTACAAACTGACATCAAACGTATTTTAGCTTATTCAACCATGAGCCAACTTGGTTATATGTTTATGGCGGTAGGTGCGGAAGCATATCAAGCAGGTTTATTCCATATGCTGACACACGCATTCTTTAAGGCATTATTATTCTTGTCTTCTGGTGCGGTGATTATAGCATATCATCATGAACAAAACGTGATGAAAATGGGTGGTTTATATAAGCATAATAAATTCTTATTTGCGTGTTTTGCGATTGGTGGTGGTGCATTGGCAGCCATTCCATTCATTACCATCGGTTTCTTCTCAAAAGATGCGATTTTATGGCAAGTATGGGCACATGGTGCAACAACAGGCATTGAAACTTATGGTCAATTATATTGGGTGGGTGTGATTGGTGCATTTTTAACGTCAATTTATACGTTCCGTTTAATTTGGTTAGTGTTCTTTGGCGAAGAGAAAACACCTTATCATGAAATTAAAGGTATTACTTACTGGTTGCCGCTAGGTGTATTGTTAGTTTTATCTACTGGGTTAGCGAAAGTTTTACAAGCACCTGTAATGAATATTTTAAGTCAAGCTAAAATTCCAGCATTTGAAGTGAGTACAGAAATTGCTAAGCAACAACATAGTGTGGAATATACAGCAATTAGTATTGCTTTAACAGGTTTAATCATTGGTGTTTTACTATTTAGTATGTCATATGATGGTGTGAAAAAAATTGCCAATACTCGTTTTGGTGCAGGCATTGCACATATTTGGCGTAATGCTTTTGGTTTTGATGCCTTATATGATTTAATTTTTGTGAAGCCTTATTTGTTCTTTGCAAAATTGTTTGGTAAAGACCCAATTGATAAAGTATGGTTAATTTTACCAGCAGTCATTAAAGGTGGTAGTCATTTGGCAAGTACAAGACAAACAGGTTCATTGCGTGAATATGCAAGCAGTATTGTATTAGCGATGATTGTCTTATTAATGGTACTTGTGGTTATTCAGGTTGTGGGGCATTAA
- the nuoJ gene encoding NADH-quinone oxidoreductase subunit J has protein sequence MWPFYLMALVAIISTIRVVTNTNPVHALLSLIVSLLAVAGIFLIVGAPFAGALEVIVYAGAIMVLFVFVVMMLNLGQATIEQERKWLTSSAWAWPASLSFILGATLVWVLLPEFTHSEKLLGTKIIEPKQVGISLFTQYLLLVEVAALLLLASLVAAYHLGKREPSEEEEK, from the coding sequence ATGTGGCCGTTTTATTTGATGGCATTGGTGGCGATTATTTCAACTATTCGTGTCGTTACCAATACTAATCCTGTACATGCTTTATTAAGTCTTATTGTATCTTTACTTGCAGTTGCTGGCATATTTCTCATTGTTGGTGCACCTTTTGCGGGGGCATTAGAAGTGATTGTGTATGCAGGTGCGATTATGGTGTTATTCGTATTTGTGGTGATGATGTTGAATTTAGGTCAAGCGACTATTGAACAAGAACGCAAATGGCTTACATCATCAGCATGGGCATGGCCTGCAAGTTTGAGTTTTATTTTAGGTGCAACATTGGTTTGGGTGCTTTTACCTGAATTTACGCATTCTGAAAAATTATTAGGTACAAAAATTATTGAGCCTAAACAAGTGGGTATTTCATTATTTACTCAATATTTACTGTTGGTTGAAGTGGCAGCCTTATTATTATTGGCATCATTAGTTGCTGCATATCATCTCGGTAAACGTGAACCAAGTGAAGAGGAGGAAAAATAA
- the ybgC gene encoding tol-pal system-associated acyl-CoA thioesterase: MRGFSFPIRVYIEDTDAGGIVYHANHIRFMERTRTEWLRSSGIAHYWHQKDYNFVVHKLEIKYLRPILMDDLITVTAKVLSCKSASFVLEQNIYRDDTLLVSGQVELACLSKEMKPLKIPQEIKTLIEQQLIQMA, translated from the coding sequence ATGCGTGGTTTTTCATTCCCTATCCGTGTTTATATTGAAGATACTGATGCAGGCGGTATCGTTTATCACGCCAATCACATCCGTTTTATGGAACGCACTCGCACAGAATGGCTACGTTCATCAGGGATAGCTCATTATTGGCATCAAAAAGACTATAATTTTGTCGTACATAAACTTGAAATCAAATATTTACGCCCTATTTTAATGGACGATTTAATCACGGTAACAGCAAAAGTATTAAGTTGTAAATCAGCCTCTTTTGTATTAGAACAAAATATTTATCGTGATGATACTCTTTTAGTCTCTGGACAAGTAGAATTAGCTTGTCTAAGCAAAGAAATGAAACCTTTAAAAATCCCCCAAGAAATTAAAACATTAATTGAACAACAACTTATACAAATGGCATAA
- the ruvA gene encoding Holliday junction branch migration protein RuvA, whose product MIGSLTGEIQYLEAPTVILNVHGVGYEIDTPLTTFCQLSKGQNVTLWTHFVVREDAQQLYGFLDIQDKIIFKTLLKVNGIGAKMALGILSTLSVDMLIQTIEHEDINTLIKVPGVGKKTAERLIIELRDKFKNLAKNSTTTTQTLPQLERLQLLPDNPIAEAELALMSLGYKPAEAQKAVALVKNDFDNSADLIRAALKSMMKK is encoded by the coding sequence ATGATTGGTTCATTAACAGGCGAAATTCAATATTTAGAAGCACCCACCGTGATTTTAAATGTACACGGCGTAGGCTATGAAATCGACACCCCACTCACTACCTTTTGCCAACTCAGCAAAGGACAAAATGTAACCTTATGGACGCATTTTGTGGTACGTGAAGATGCTCAACAACTCTACGGCTTTTTAGATATTCAAGATAAAATCATTTTTAAAACCTTGCTCAAAGTGAATGGTATTGGTGCAAAAATGGCGTTGGGGATTTTATCAACCTTAAGTGTGGATATGTTGATTCAAACCATTGAACATGAAGATATTAACACCTTAATTAAAGTACCGGGGGTTGGAAAAAAAACGGCTGAACGCTTAATTATTGAACTGCGTGATAAATTTAAGAATTTAGCAAAAAATAGTACAACAACAACACAAACCTTACCGCAATTAGAACGTTTACAGTTACTGCCTGATAATCCAATTGCTGAAGCGGAATTAGCTTTAATGTCATTAGGTTACAAACCTGCAGAGGCACAAAAAGCCGTGGCATTGGTCAAAAATGATTTTGATAATAGTGCTGATTTAATCCGTGCTGCCTTAAAATCAATGATGAAAAAATAA
- a CDS encoding Bor/Iss family lipoprotein, producing MKKIALLGLCSVLATGCATQTYVLAEQTQEQPTYSKAQTFYVSGIAQQQAVNAAAVCNGADNVTTIKTKLTFKNGVLGHLTQGIYTPRQIMVYCK from the coding sequence ATGAAAAAAATTGCACTACTTGGATTATGTTCTGTTTTAGCAACAGGCTGTGCAACTCAAACTTATGTTCTTGCAGAACAAACTCAAGAGCAACCTACTTATAGCAAAGCACAAACTTTTTATGTTTCAGGTATTGCTCAACAACAAGCAGTAAATGCTGCTGCTGTATGTAATGGTGCAGATAATGTAACAACAATTAAAACTAAATTGACTTTCAAAAACGGTGTACTTGGACATTTAACACAAGGTATTTACACACCACGTCAAATTATGGTTTATTGTAAATAA
- the nuoK gene encoding NADH-quinone oxidoreductase subunit NuoK, whose amino-acid sequence MGHIPLEHGLILATILFSLGLYGVMVRRNLLFMLMSLEVMMNAAALAFVLAGSAWGQPDGQIMFILILTLAAAEACIGLAIVLQFYHRFHHLDIDAASEMRG is encoded by the coding sequence ATGGGTCATATTCCTTTAGAACATGGTTTGATTTTAGCAACCATTTTATTCTCACTTGGTTTATATGGTGTGATGGTACGTCGTAACTTATTATTTATGTTAATGAGTTTAGAAGTGATGATGAATGCTGCTGCGTTAGCATTCGTATTAGCAGGAAGTGCATGGGGACAACCCGATGGTCAAATCATGTTTATCTTGATTTTAACCTTAGCTGCGGCTGAAGCCTGTATTGGTCTTGCTATTGTTCTTCAATTTTATCATCGTTTCCATCATTTGGATATTGATGCTGCAAGTGAGATGCGTGGATGA
- the ruvB gene encoding Holliday junction branch migration DNA helicase RuvB, which translates to MQDRLISGTEKKEDQIDRAIRPTSLDDYIGQPIVREQMEIFIGAARGRGEALDHTLIFGPPGLGKTTLANIIAREMGGNLKSTSGPVLERAGDLAALLTNLEEGDVLFIDEIHRLSPVIEEILYPAMEDYQLDIMIGEGPAARSIKLDLPPFTLVAATTRTGLLTSPLRDRFGIVQRLEFYSVADLSYIVGRSARLMGIDMTDDGATEIARRARGTPRIANRLLRRVRDYAQVKGNGEVTQEMAQKALDMLNVDKSGLDTLDRRYLSMLLERFEGRPTGVEALAAAMAEDSGTLEDVIEPYLIQQGYVMRTARGRIATHLAYAQLGLTPPEHSVNL; encoded by the coding sequence ATGCAAGACCGTTTAATTAGTGGTACTGAAAAAAAAGAAGACCAAATTGATAGAGCCATTCGCCCTACATCACTCGATGACTATATTGGTCAGCCGATTGTGCGTGAACAAATGGAGATTTTTATTGGTGCAGCACGTGGACGTGGCGAAGCCTTAGACCATACATTAATTTTTGGACCTCCGGGTTTAGGAAAAACCACACTTGCCAATATTATCGCTCGAGAAATGGGCGGAAATCTCAAATCGACTTCTGGACCTGTACTGGAACGTGCTGGCGATTTAGCCGCTCTACTCACCAACTTGGAAGAAGGTGATGTGTTATTTATTGATGAAATTCACCGTCTTTCCCCAGTCATTGAAGAAATCCTCTACCCTGCAATGGAAGATTATCAACTCGATATTATGATTGGAGAAGGTCCAGCTGCTCGCTCTATTAAGCTGGATTTACCACCATTTACCCTAGTCGCTGCCACAACCCGTACGGGACTTTTAACTTCACCATTGCGAGACCGTTTTGGCATTGTACAGCGTTTAGAATTTTATTCTGTGGCGGATTTAAGCTATATTGTGGGACGTTCAGCTCGTTTGATGGGTATTGATATGACCGATGATGGGGCAACTGAAATTGCAAGGCGTGCTCGTGGTACACCTCGTATTGCCAATCGCTTGCTTCGCCGTGTGCGTGATTATGCCCAAGTCAAAGGTAATGGTGAAGTTACACAAGAAATGGCTCAAAAAGCCCTTGATATGCTCAATGTGGATAAATCAGGTTTAGATACACTCGACCGCCGTTATTTATCGATGCTGTTGGAACGTTTTGAAGGTCGTCCGACAGGTGTAGAAGCTCTTGCCGCCGCAATGGCAGAAGATAGTGGAACATTAGAAGATGTGATTGAGCCTTATTTAATTCAACAAGGTTATGTAATGCGAACCGCTCGTGGACGTATTGCCACCCATTTAGCATATGCTCAATTGGGTTTAACTCCGCCTGAACATTCAGTAAATCTATGA
- a CDS encoding NADH-quinone oxidoreductase subunit N: protein MNFTVTLHDFLPLMPVIIVALTAIIVMILTSLKRSHNLIATASVIGLNIALFYMLFKWATAIDAHQSIAVASVMGMFMVDSFTQFYQIMILIAALACCTLSHAYIDNYQNNKEELYVLMLFSVVGAMLLVASSHYASFFISLELMSIPVYGLLAYTHQRGKSLESGIKYLVLSATASAMLLMGMAYVYAYTGNLSFYVQADGVMPATENLIHQMEHNPFVVLGLGLMLFAVAFKLSLAPFHKWTPDVYQGAPTPIATFLATAAKVATLGFFIRYLLASGIIGLPSIQVILTVFAVASIVLGNLLALRQTNLKRILAYSSIAHFGYILLAPISMMFYSIPSVTMYILTYTLTTIGAFGVITLMSSPYRNQGDDIDQLSAYNGLFWRHPILSATLTVMMLSFAGVPATAGFIAKFLIVKDLIDGQSWWLALLLIAGSGIGLYYYLRVIVTLYKKPIESAQQVSPQANWGKQVGGVMVLLVSALVLILGLYPDAILAVLDQVDIVSPLHDYLNYLNNGGSHAGHNH from the coding sequence ATGAACTTCACAGTAACTTTACATGACTTTTTACCGTTAATGCCAGTAATAATTGTGGCATTGACGGCGATTATAGTGATGATTTTAACATCACTCAAACGTAGCCATAATTTAATTGCAACAGCTTCTGTCATTGGCTTAAATATTGCTTTATTTTATATGTTGTTCAAATGGGCAACGGCAATTGATGCACACCAATCTATCGCTGTGGCTTCCGTGATGGGTATGTTTATGGTAGATAGCTTTACGCAATTCTACCAAATCATGATTTTAATTGCGGCTTTAGCATGTTGTACTTTATCTCATGCTTATATTGATAACTATCAGAATAATAAAGAAGAATTATATGTACTTATGCTATTCTCCGTGGTAGGAGCAATGCTGTTAGTGGCAAGTTCACATTATGCTTCTTTCTTTATTAGTTTAGAGTTGATGTCAATTCCTGTGTATGGCTTGTTAGCTTATACACATCAACGTGGTAAGTCATTAGAATCAGGCATTAAATATTTGGTGCTATCAGCAACTGCATCTGCGATGTTGTTAATGGGTATGGCTTATGTTTATGCTTATACAGGGAATTTATCATTCTATGTACAAGCTGATGGTGTGATGCCTGCAACTGAAAATTTAATACATCAAATGGAGCATAATCCATTTGTAGTGTTGGGTTTGGGCTTAATGCTATTTGCGGTGGCGTTTAAATTATCATTAGCACCATTTCATAAATGGACACCCGATGTTTATCAAGGTGCACCTACGCCAATCGCAACTTTCCTAGCGACTGCCGCTAAAGTAGCGACTTTAGGTTTCTTTATTCGTTATTTATTGGCTTCAGGTATTATTGGTTTACCATCAATTCAAGTGATTTTAACTGTATTTGCAGTTGCTTCAATTGTGTTGGGGAACTTGTTAGCTTTACGTCAAACTAACTTAAAACGTATTTTAGCGTATTCATCAATTGCACATTTTGGTTATATTTTACTAGCACCAATTAGCATGATGTTCTATAGTATTCCAAGTGTAACGATGTATATTTTAACTTATACATTGACGACAATTGGTGCTTTTGGTGTGATTACTTTAATGTCTAGTCCATACCGTAATCAGGGCGATGATATCGACCAATTATCTGCGTATAATGGTTTATTCTGGCGTCATCCAATTTTAAGTGCAACTTTAACAGTGATGATGTTATCATTTGCAGGTGTACCAGCAACAGCAGGTTTTATCGCTAAGTTCTTAATTGTAAAAGACTTAATTGATGGACAAAGCTGGTGGTTAGCATTATTATTAATCGCAGGTAGTGGTATTGGTTTATATTATTACTTACGTGTGATTGTAACTTTATATAAAAAGCCTATAGAATCTGCTCAACAAGTTTCTCCACAAGCAAATTGGGGGAAACAAGTGGGTGGCGTGATGGTATTGCTAGTATCTGCCTTGGTATTGATTTTAGGTTTATATCCTGATGCAATTCTCGCAGTCTTAGATCAAGTTGATATTGTTTCTCCATTGCATGATTATTTAAATTATTTAAATAATGGCGGTAGTCATGCAGGGCATAATCATTAA
- the nuoM gene encoding NADH-quinone oxidoreductase subunit M, producing MKMDNNLLLPALVFIPFIAGLICWLAEKISDVFPRWVALIGMLLTFVLTIVLYKQGQYSYELGQPIPSWAAEFNVQWISRLGINFHLAVDGLSLLMVGLTALLGILAVGCSWGEINRRVGFFHLNLLWSLGAVIGVFLAIDMFLFFFFWELMLVPIYFLIALWGHRGATGVSRTTAATKFFIYTQVAGLIMLLGILTLVAVGYSMTQQISFNYNYLLQVANMIDMQAPVLAYIVMVCLFIGFAVKLPVFPLHGWLPDAHAQAPTAGSVDLAGILIKTAAYGLLRFVIPFFPVASAQFADIAIILGLIGVFYGAWCAYQQTDIKRLLAYTSISHMGFVLLAIYAGNILTYQGLMIMMLAHGLASAALFIICGQLYERLGTRDMTLMGGVWGQFRYFPFFIIFFSAALMGIPGLGNFVGEFMILMGSYAKYPVYTIIAAVSLVFAGLYTLIMIHRTMFGTPNMDNDKRQNPLKDLTCREIGLLMVCVLGLLWLGLAPQAFLDISHSSMQWLVNSYLPMPVEPSQMAQPLVSLEQPLVEKP from the coding sequence ATTAAAATGGACAATAATCTACTTTTACCCGCATTGGTTTTTATTCCGTTTATTGCAGGCTTGATCTGTTGGTTAGCTGAAAAAATCAGTGATGTATTTCCACGTTGGGTTGCATTAATCGGTATGTTGCTCACCTTTGTTTTAACGATTGTATTGTATAAACAAGGTCAATATAGTTATGAGCTTGGACAACCAATTCCATCTTGGGCAGCTGAATTTAATGTACAATGGATTAGCCGTTTAGGTATTAACTTTCATTTAGCGGTTGATGGATTATCACTGTTAATGGTTGGCTTAACTGCTTTATTAGGTATTTTAGCAGTGGGCTGTTCGTGGGGTGAAATTAATCGCCGTGTTGGTTTTTTCCATCTTAACTTGCTGTGGAGTTTAGGTGCTGTTATTGGTGTATTCTTAGCCATTGATATGTTCCTATTCTTCTTCTTTTGGGAATTAATGCTTGTTCCAATTTATTTCCTTATTGCATTATGGGGACATCGTGGAGCAACAGGCGTTTCTCGTACTACAGCCGCAACAAAGTTTTTTATTTATACGCAAGTGGCAGGTCTTATCATGTTACTTGGTATTTTAACTTTAGTTGCTGTTGGTTATAGCATGACACAACAAATCAGCTTTAACTACAACTACTTATTACAAGTTGCAAACATGATTGATATGCAAGCACCTGTTTTAGCTTATATTGTTATGGTGTGCTTGTTTATTGGTTTTGCTGTTAAATTACCTGTATTCCCATTGCATGGCTGGTTGCCAGATGCACACGCACAAGCACCAACAGCGGGTTCTGTAGATTTAGCCGGTATTTTGATTAAAACTGCAGCGTATGGTTTATTACGTTTTGTGATCCCATTCTTCCCAGTAGCTTCAGCACAATTTGCTGATATTGCAATTATACTTGGTTTAATTGGTGTATTCTACGGTGCATGGTGTGCGTATCAACAGACTGATATTAAACGTTTGTTAGCTTATACTTCTATTTCGCACATGGGCTTTGTATTACTAGCGATTTATGCAGGTAATATCTTGACTTATCAAGGCTTAATGATAATGATGTTGGCTCACGGTTTAGCATCAGCAGCATTATTTATTATTTGTGGTCAGTTATATGAACGCTTAGGCACACGTGATATGACTTTGATGGGTGGAGTTTGGGGACAATTCCGTTATTTCCCATTCTTTATCATTTTCTTCTCAGCAGCGTTGATGGGTATTCCAGGATTAGGTAACTTTGTAGGCGAATTTATGATTTTAATGGGTTCGTATGCAAAATATCCAGTTTATACCATTATTGCTGCTGTAAGCTTGGTTTTTGCAGGATTATATACCTTAATCATGATTCACCGTACGATGTTTGGTACGCCGAATATGGACAATGATAAACGCCAAAATCCATTAAAAGACTTAACCTGTCGTGAAATCGGTTTGTTAATGGTGTGTGTGTTGGGTTTATTATGGTTAGGTCTTGCACCACAAGCATTCTTAGATATTTCACATTCAAGTATGCAATGGTTGGTAAACAGTTATTTGCCAATGCCAGTTGAACCATCTCAAATGGCACAACCGCTTGTAAGCTTAGAACAACCACTTGTGGAGAAACCATAA
- a CDS encoding Bor/Iss family lipoprotein, translating into MKKLVTLAALITLTATGCASQTAHLRSNQISASHSETQAFFLGGIAQEKTLDAAKVCQGTQNVVKVESKQEASDVVLSVVTLGIYTPRTAKVFCNTP; encoded by the coding sequence ATGAAAAAATTAGTAACTTTAGCTGCTTTAATCACACTTACTGCAACAGGTTGTGCATCTCAAACGGCTCATTTACGTTCAAATCAAATTTCAGCATCTCATAGTGAAACACAAGCCTTCTTTTTAGGCGGTATCGCACAAGAAAAAACGCTTGATGCTGCAAAAGTATGTCAAGGTACACAAAATGTTGTGAAAGTTGAATCTAAACAAGAAGCAAGCGATGTTGTACTAAGTGTCGTAACTTTAGGTATCTATACACCACGCACTGCAAAAGTTTTCTGCAATACACCATAA
- a CDS encoding YbfB/YjiJ family MFS transporter: MVISRFDTWLNIGAVIIALMVVHCFGRFVFTPLMPYLIDDGILTLTQSTDLASINYLGYFIGAFIAIILSSPKYTKFLVLSNLIISMLSTILQCFTADFYHLLALRLINGIANGTVFVLAPALVLEWLHQHNKSHLSGYMYFGVSLGLLVTGLLVGFTADDFYGIQRWQPIAIIATILGVLSFIRLLSLQVKLPEIKNKTDAPPLFNSSTTPLFFAYLGAGLGYILPMTFLPTLAYQLNPQHTFNPYIWTVVSLCCFISTPLWNILGHRLSDYTTLNITYILQTIGILSLLIFQNMLGIMLCAILIGGCFLGSVMCTQRYARYLQPLQGIKLSACLISIYSIAQLIAPILTKYWLLAGGSLYLSFSLGLIAFIFSLFCMWRIPHSSR, from the coding sequence ATGGTAATTTCACGTTTTGATACATGGCTCAATATCGGTGCAGTCATTATTGCTTTAATGGTGGTGCATTGTTTTGGGCGTTTTGTTTTTACACCACTGATGCCCTATTTGATTGATGATGGTATTTTAACTTTAACACAAAGTACCGATTTAGCCAGTATTAATTATTTAGGTTATTTTATTGGTGCGTTTATTGCCATTATTTTATCATCGCCTAAATATACCAAGTTTTTAGTCTTATCCAATTTAATTATCAGTATGCTTAGTACTATTTTACAATGTTTTACAGCTGATTTTTATCATTTATTGGCATTAAGATTAATCAATGGTATTGCTAATGGTACAGTATTTGTGCTTGCTCCTGCCTTGGTTTTAGAGTGGCTACATCAACACAATAAAAGCCATTTAAGTGGTTATATGTATTTTGGGGTATCACTTGGTTTACTCGTAACAGGTTTATTGGTCGGCTTTACCGCAGATGATTTTTATGGTATTCAACGTTGGCAACCGATTGCCATTATCGCTACTATTTTAGGTGTATTGAGTTTTATTCGTTTATTATCATTACAAGTCAAATTACCTGAAATTAAAAATAAAACTGATGCTCCACCATTATTCAATTCATCAACAACACCCTTATTTTTTGCCTATTTAGGGGCAGGTTTAGGCTATATTTTACCCATGACCTTTTTACCTACCTTAGCCTATCAACTCAATCCACAACATACGTTTAACCCTTATATTTGGACAGTAGTTTCATTATGCTGTTTTATTTCTACACCGCTATGGAATATACTTGGACACCGTTTAAGTGATTATACCACACTAAATATCACTTATATTTTACAAACGATAGGCATATTATCCTTATTGATATTTCAAAATATGCTTGGTATCATGCTATGTGCAATCCTGATTGGTGGATGTTTTTTAGGCTCTGTGATGTGTACTCAACGTTATGCACGATATCTACAACCATTACAAGGCATTAAACTTTCAGCTTGTTTAATTTCCATTTATTCCATTGCACAGCTGATTGCTCCAATACTGACCAAATATTGGCTATTGGCTGGTGGCAGTTTATATTTAAGTTTTAGTTTAGGTTTAATTGCTTTTATTTTTAGTTTATTCTGTATGTGGCGTATTCCACACTCATCACGTTAA
- a CDS encoding RluA family pseudouridine synthase: MSDFIYTPPQEPLITLYEDDDLIAIDKPAGLLSVMGRQPEHYDSAYWRILQQFPQAKVIHRLDMATSGILLFAKHRDMEVAMSKLFQARQVDKQYHAIVSGNLQGNGQIDVPLIADWERRPRQKVDFELGKPALTLYQAVNYLNQYDETLVQLIPITGRSHQLRLHLAYIGYAIIGDKLYHAYPEQGRLGRLALHATHLSFRHPLRTHIVQINSVMPFV, translated from the coding sequence ATGTCAGATTTTATTTATACACCACCACAAGAGCCTTTAATTACACTCTATGAAGATGATGATTTGATAGCAATTGACAAGCCTGCAGGATTATTGTCGGTTATGGGTCGTCAGCCAGAACATTATGATAGTGCCTATTGGAGAATCTTACAGCAATTTCCACAAGCAAAAGTCATTCATCGTTTGGATATGGCAACATCGGGTATTTTATTATTTGCAAAACATCGTGATATGGAAGTGGCGATGAGTAAATTATTTCAAGCTCGGCAGGTGGATAAGCAATATCATGCGATTGTGAGTGGAAATTTACAAGGTAATGGACAAATTGATGTACCATTAATTGCGGATTGGGAACGGCGTCCACGTCAAAAGGTTGATTTTGAACTAGGTAAACCAGCATTAACATTATATCAAGCGGTTAATTATTTAAATCAATACGATGAAACTTTAGTACAATTAATCCCAATTACAGGGCGTTCACATCAATTACGCTTACATTTAGCTTATATTGGATATGCAATTATTGGTGATAAATTATATCATGCTTATCCTGAACAAGGGCGATTAGGGCGTTTGGCATTACATGCAACACATTTATCTTTTCGGCATCCATTGCGAACTCATATTGTGCAGATTAATAGTGTTATGCCATTTGTATAA